One segment of Paraburkholderia bonniea DNA contains the following:
- a CDS encoding MFS transporter — MSTATHASPNESKFRTVFRVVSGNFLEMYDFMVYGYYASAIAKTYFPSGNEFASLMLSLSVFGAGFLMRPLGAIVLGAYIDHHGRRKGLILTLGLMALGTLTVAAIPGYATIGVLAPVLVLCGRLLQGFSAGVELGGVSVYLSEIATKGNKGFYCAWQSGSQQVAVVFAALIGVLLNKVLPAEEMTAWGWRVPFLIGCLIVPFLFLIRRSLKETDEFLARKHRPSMGEIMRSMLQNWRVVLGGMGMVVMTTVAFYMITAYTPTFGKEVLKLSAFDTLLVTVCVGLSNLVWLPLSGALSDRIGRRPVLLTFTILTLLTAYPAVLWLVAEPSFGRLLVVELWLSFLYGSYNGAMVVALTEVMPAAVRTAGFSLAYSLATTIGGFTPAISTLLIHTTGNKAAPGLWLSVAAACGLIASLWLYRTPEARNQYRLA; from the coding sequence ATGTCGACTGCCACCCACGCATCTCCTAATGAATCGAAGTTCCGCACCGTATTCCGTGTGGTTAGCGGAAACTTTCTCGAAATGTATGACTTCATGGTTTATGGCTATTACGCTTCGGCGATTGCCAAAACCTATTTTCCAAGTGGTAATGAATTTGCCTCGCTGATGCTGTCGTTATCCGTGTTTGGCGCGGGTTTTCTGATGCGGCCACTTGGCGCGATTGTGCTGGGTGCCTATATCGACCACCACGGCCGGCGCAAGGGGCTGATTCTCACGCTTGGGCTGATGGCGCTCGGCACGCTGACCGTCGCGGCGATTCCCGGGTACGCCACCATCGGTGTGCTGGCACCCGTGCTGGTGCTCTGCGGGCGGCTGCTGCAAGGATTCTCGGCGGGGGTCGAGCTGGGCGGCGTGTCGGTGTATCTGTCGGAAATTGCGACCAAGGGCAACAAGGGCTTTTATTGCGCGTGGCAATCGGGCAGCCAGCAGGTGGCGGTGGTGTTCGCCGCGTTGATCGGCGTGCTGCTGAACAAGGTCTTGCCCGCTGAAGAGATGACCGCATGGGGCTGGCGTGTGCCGTTTCTGATCGGCTGTCTGATCGTGCCGTTCCTGTTCCTGATTCGCCGCTCGCTGAAAGAAACCGATGAATTCCTCGCCCGCAAGCATCGCCCGTCGATGGGCGAAATCATGCGCTCGATGCTGCAGAACTGGCGCGTGGTGCTGGGCGGCATGGGCATGGTGGTGATGACGACGGTGGCGTTTTACATGATCACCGCCTACACGCCGACCTTCGGCAAAGAAGTGCTGAAGCTGTCTGCGTTCGATACTTTGCTGGTCACCGTGTGCGTGGGCTTGTCGAACCTGGTCTGGCTGCCATTGTCGGGGGCGTTGTCGGATCGCATCGGGCGGCGTCCGGTGCTGCTGACCTTCACCATCCTGACGCTGCTGACGGCCTATCCCGCCGTGCTGTGGCTGGTGGCGGAGCCGTCGTTCGGACGCCTGCTGGTGGTTGAGCTATGGCTGTCATTCCTCTACGGCAGCTATAACGGCGCGATGGTGGTGGCGCTCACCGAGGTGATGCCTGCGGCGGTGCGCACTGCCGGGTTTTCGCTGGCGTATAGCCTGGCCACCACGATTGGTGGTTTCACGCCGGCGATTTCTACCTTGCTGATTCACACCACTGGCAACAAGGCGGCCCCTGGGTTGTGGTTGAGCGTGGCGGCGGCGTGTGGCCTGATTGCGTCGCTCTGGCTGTATCGCACGCCGGAGGCGCGCAACCAGTATCGACTGGCGTAG
- a CDS encoding gamma-glutamyl-gamma-aminobutyrate hydrolase family protein: protein MNEKKSDPADISRASPAASPSSPVVASPVSAPPPPSSSSAAAAPGARGAPASAASPVATSTAAARAATDAPGSASNLTPDHSAQSGALSEAQSQLRDAAQARVSAATATAQQEAAVRAQGAERDGAAAAAGTTATAAASDSPSGSNASVSASPAPAAEAVRPASTLPPGFGAQPDFSASNPPPLSSLPPAPPRYLKHNDSAWSVFGRIIAARARQLFDRAGQRITQRTLRIGVSARIFHPEPGAKGLRGKTLQYLEESIAHWAMSRDVLVFMIPTVGHEGMLHPSNIRLRDYARNLDGLLLQGGADVSPQSYAETASRPEWPGDRVRDMYELELLHEFIESGKPVLGICRGCQLINVAFGGTLYQDIATDVPAADAHVSEHYDQHRHAIHFPDGSSLTHMFPGQRDAVVNSIHHQAVKTLGRDLNIEAVSASDGLIEAVRYRRAPFVMGVQWHPEFHRAGGPELLDCTPLLDTFLRTARETRF, encoded by the coding sequence ATGAACGAAAAAAAGTCTGATCCTGCTGATATCTCCCGCGCTTCTCCGGCTGCGTCACCTTCCTCTCCTGTTGTTGCTTCTCCTGTTTCTGCTCCACCTCCTCCTTCGTCGTCTTCTGCTGCTGCGGCACCCGGTGCCCGTGGTGCGCCGGCTTCGGCCGCCAGCCCAGTAGCCACTAGCACAGCGGCGGCACGCGCCGCGACGGATGCGCCTGGCAGCGCGTCGAATCTCACACCAGACCATTCCGCCCAGTCCGGGGCGCTATCCGAGGCTCAGTCCCAATTGCGCGATGCGGCGCAAGCACGGGTCTCGGCTGCGACTGCAACGGCTCAGCAGGAAGCGGCCGTGCGCGCGCAAGGGGCCGAGCGGGATGGTGCGGCAGCGGCAGCGGGTACCACCGCAACTGCGGCGGCATCTGACTCACCCTCAGGCTCGAATGCGTCAGTGTCAGCGTCGCCAGCGCCAGCGGCGGAAGCGGTTCGGCCGGCATCGACGCTGCCGCCGGGATTTGGCGCACAGCCTGATTTCAGCGCGTCGAACCCGCCGCCGCTGAGTTCGCTGCCACCCGCTCCGCCGCGTTATCTGAAACACAATGATTCGGCGTGGTCGGTGTTCGGCCGCATTATTGCGGCCCGGGCGCGCCAGCTGTTTGACCGTGCGGGCCAGCGGATTACCCAGCGCACGCTGCGGATCGGCGTATCGGCCCGGATCTTTCATCCCGAGCCTGGCGCGAAGGGGCTGCGCGGCAAAACCTTGCAGTACCTTGAGGAATCCATCGCGCACTGGGCGATGTCGCGCGACGTGCTGGTGTTCATGATCCCGACGGTGGGGCATGAGGGCATGCTGCATCCGAGCAACATTCGCCTGCGCGATTACGCGAGGAATCTGGATGGCCTGCTGCTGCAAGGTGGCGCGGATGTGTCACCGCAGTCTTATGCCGAAACCGCCAGCCGCCCCGAATGGCCAGGCGACCGGGTGCGCGACATGTACGAGCTGGAACTGCTGCATGAGTTCATCGAGTCGGGCAAGCCGGTGCTAGGCATTTGCCGGGGGTGTCAACTGATTAATGTGGCATTCGGCGGCACGCTTTATCAGGACATCGCCACCGACGTACCAGCGGCCGATGCCCACGTCAGCGAGCATTACGACCAGCATCGCCATGCGATTCATTTCCCGGATGGCTCGTCGCTGACCCATATGTTTCCCGGGCAGCGCGATGCGGTGGTGAATTCGATCCACCATCAGGCGGTCAAGACGTTGGGGCGCGACCTCAATATCGAAGCCGTTTCAGCCTCTGATGGCCTGATCGAAGCGGTGCGTTACCGGCGTGCACCGTTCGTGATGGGGGTGCAATGGCATCCGGAGTTTCATCGCGCGGGTGGCCCGGAGTTGCTGGATTGCACGCCTTTGCTCGATACCTTTTTGCGCACCGCGCGCGAAACCCGTTTTTAG
- a CDS encoding tetratricopeptide repeat protein, translating into MEPVFKHAYAAHRDGRLDDAARGYRAMLDTNPQHVDALHMLGVLHHQQGQHHAAADLVQRAAQLRPNDATLQLNLGNALKAMGQFEQAIERFRNALTLAPEFALAHYNLGNAYAAIGRHEDAADAFQKSLRLQPNDVPSHNNLGNALHALGQHEAAAASLRRALELQPQHAGAHNNLGMALNALNQPSLAIEHFRTALTLQPQFIAAHFNLANTLDATGHHQQAVQAFEAVLGLQPDLPLALRGLGNALAALGQHSEALPHFERAVGFEPCFAPGWLSLGTTHQALGAPAAAVRAFDQALRLEPDYAAAHLNRALAQLTLGDFKRGLPGYEWRLALLAPTAPQPSPRWHGEPLGQRTLLIQAEQGFGDTLQFMRFVPLAAQRAGHVILEVQPALVPLLAPAAQQWRVTLIAQGGPQPVADRHCPLLSLPLALGTTLDTLPPHTAQLSIPPSYRRKWRGSLGGQARRKIGLAWSGHIHQHETRSLPLAALEPLFALSGIDWIVLQPNLSDAERSALIVHQRAASFHRFERHIHDFADTAAIIAQLDGVVSIDTAIAHLTGTLRVPLWLMLPFAADWRWFTDSSRSPWYASARLVRQPRPGAWAEVVEAVAHALREA; encoded by the coding sequence ATGGAACCTGTTTTCAAGCATGCCTACGCGGCCCATCGTGACGGCCGTCTCGACGATGCTGCTCGCGGCTATCGCGCCATGCTCGACACCAACCCGCAGCACGTCGACGCATTGCATATGCTGGGCGTGCTGCACCACCAGCAAGGCCAGCATCACGCCGCCGCAGATCTGGTACAGCGCGCCGCCCAGTTGCGGCCCAACGACGCCACGCTGCAACTGAATCTAGGCAATGCGCTCAAGGCCATGGGGCAATTCGAGCAGGCCATCGAACGCTTTCGCAATGCCCTCACCCTCGCGCCAGAATTCGCTCTGGCGCACTACAACCTCGGCAATGCTTATGCCGCCATCGGGCGTCATGAGGACGCAGCCGATGCGTTCCAGAAATCGCTTCGTCTGCAACCAAACGATGTGCCGTCACATAACAATCTGGGCAATGCGCTGCACGCGCTGGGGCAGCACGAAGCCGCCGCCGCCTCGTTGCGCCGCGCGCTTGAGCTGCAACCCCAGCATGCGGGCGCACATAACAATCTCGGCATGGCGCTCAACGCGCTGAACCAGCCCAGCCTGGCCATCGAGCATTTCCGCACCGCGCTCACCTTGCAGCCGCAATTCATCGCAGCGCATTTCAATCTGGCGAATACGCTCGACGCCACCGGCCACCACCAGCAGGCCGTGCAGGCCTTCGAAGCCGTCCTCGGGCTGCAGCCCGATTTGCCACTGGCGCTCCGCGGTCTTGGCAATGCGCTGGCGGCACTCGGACAGCACAGCGAGGCGCTACCGCACTTCGAGCGCGCGGTTGGCTTTGAGCCCTGCTTCGCCCCGGGCTGGCTCAGTCTGGGCACCACACACCAGGCGCTGGGGGCACCTGCCGCCGCGGTGCGCGCGTTCGATCAGGCATTGCGCCTTGAGCCCGATTACGCCGCAGCCCATCTCAACCGCGCACTGGCGCAACTCACGCTAGGCGACTTCAAACGCGGCCTGCCGGGCTACGAATGGCGTCTCGCACTGCTCGCGCCCACCGCACCGCAGCCCTCCCCCCGCTGGCACGGCGAGCCGCTGGGCCAACGCACCTTGCTGATCCAGGCCGAACAGGGCTTCGGCGATACGCTGCAATTCATGCGCTTCGTTCCGCTCGCGGCCCAGCGCGCTGGCCACGTGATTCTCGAAGTCCAGCCCGCGCTAGTGCCACTGCTCGCGCCAGCCGCGCAGCAATGGCGCGTGACGCTGATCGCTCAAGGCGGGCCGCAACCCGTAGCCGACCGGCACTGCCCGCTGCTAAGCCTGCCGCTGGCACTCGGGACGACACTCGACACACTGCCGCCACACACCGCCCAGTTGAGCATCCCGCCCAGCTACCGGCGCAAATGGCGCGGCTCACTCGGCGGCCAGGCCCGGCGCAAAATCGGCCTCGCCTGGTCGGGCCACATCCATCAGCACGAAACCCGCTCCCTGCCGCTCGCCGCGCTGGAGCCGCTATTCGCGCTCAGCGGCATCGACTGGATCGTGCTGCAGCCCAATCTCAGCGATGCCGAACGTAGTGCACTCATCGTCCATCAGCGCGCCGCCTCGTTTCACCGTTTTGAGCGGCATATTCACGACTTCGCCGATACGGCCGCGATCATCGCCCAGCTTGATGGCGTGGTCTCGATTGATACCGCCATCGCGCATCTGACCGGCACCTTACGGGTGCCACTGTGGCTGATGCTGCCGTTCGCCGCCGACTGGCGCTGGTTCACCGATAGCTCCCGCAGCCCGTGGTACGCCAGCGCCCGGCTGGTGCGCCAGCCCCGGCCCGGAGCCTGGGCTGAGGTCGTCGAAGCCGTGGCGCATGCGCTGCGGGAAGCCTAG
- a CDS encoding FAD-dependent oxidoreductase — translation MPVCPDSSSVLVVGAGPAGLAIALSLARARIPVRLIDKRLAPATHSRAIGIQARTLELLEQHRVVEPFLELGHRAHAVNLYSHTHRLARLDFEPLHTRYPYLLFLDQTVTERLLSEHLATLGVEIERGVELIEFTHGSAGLSATLQRADGHRETLRPDYLVAADGAHSTVRHRLGLGFAGKTFEQTFLLADVQGQTEWPDDELHLFASSAGLTGLFPLGAGRYRMIADLPGVPAQETSAPGAEASALSMSPLASLASSTSSASPTPLAPDAAPSFEVCRAIVEQRVGFPVHLTQMLWSSYFRVNSRMVEQMRSGRVFLVGDAAHVHSPAGAQGMNTGIQEAFNLGWKLARVLSAGAPDALLDTFHAERHPVAAKVLRQSSVMTQMAQADHGPLKLLREHVMPLLASFGPLRDAARAMVSELAVRYRHSPLTLERMLDGGARAGERAPDANVHVLDGPLGVAPGSARLYELHDPAWFSLWLLVEPTPQVSLEGDASLAVLDPALKWLVAGLEPWLSGALRVWCVTDAPEPGMPSLTEAYGQTRPAFYLVRPDGYICARGRPGPDLEAVLRHSETWFTAASVAAVASAATDER, via the coding sequence ATGCCTGTTTGCCCCGATTCTTCGAGCGTGCTGGTGGTGGGTGCGGGTCCTGCCGGATTGGCTATTGCATTGAGCTTGGCTCGCGCGCGGATTCCCGTGCGCCTGATCGACAAACGGCTAGCGCCCGCCACGCATTCGCGCGCGATTGGCATCCAGGCGCGCACGCTGGAGCTGCTGGAGCAGCATCGCGTGGTTGAGCCGTTTCTTGAACTGGGCCACCGGGCGCATGCCGTCAATCTGTATTCGCATACCCATCGGCTGGCCCGGCTCGATTTCGAGCCGTTGCACACGCGCTATCCCTATCTGCTGTTTCTCGATCAAACAGTCACTGAGCGCTTGCTGAGCGAGCACCTGGCGACGCTCGGAGTTGAGATCGAGCGTGGCGTTGAACTGATTGAATTTACCCATGGCTCGGCGGGGCTCAGTGCGACGCTGCAGCGTGCTGACGGGCACCGCGAAACGCTGCGCCCTGACTATCTGGTAGCGGCGGACGGTGCCCATAGCACGGTGCGGCACCGGCTTGGGCTGGGTTTCGCGGGCAAGACCTTCGAGCAGACGTTTTTGCTGGCTGATGTACAGGGGCAAACCGAATGGCCGGATGACGAGCTGCATTTGTTTGCTTCCAGCGCGGGTCTGACGGGGTTGTTTCCGCTGGGTGCGGGGCGCTACCGGATGATTGCCGACCTGCCAGGCGTGCCAGCCCAGGAGACATCCGCGCCGGGAGCAGAGGCATCAGCGTTGTCAATGTCACCACTAGCGTCACTAGCCTCATCAACTTCATCCGCATCACCTACCCCACTAGCACCTGACGCCGCGCCGTCCTTCGAGGTCTGTCGCGCGATTGTCGAGCAGCGAGTGGGCTTTCCGGTGCATTTGACGCAGATGCTGTGGTCGTCGTATTTCCGCGTGAATAGCCGGATGGTTGAGCAGATGCGTAGCGGACGCGTGTTTCTGGTCGGTGACGCCGCGCACGTGCATAGCCCGGCGGGCGCGCAAGGGATGAACACGGGGATTCAGGAGGCGTTCAATCTGGGCTGGAAGCTGGCACGTGTGCTGTCTGCCGGGGCACCGGATGCGCTGCTCGATACGTTTCATGCTGAGCGGCATCCGGTTGCGGCCAAAGTGCTGCGACAGAGCAGCGTGATGACGCAAATGGCACAGGCTGACCACGGCCCGCTCAAATTGCTGCGCGAGCACGTGATGCCGCTGCTGGCCAGTTTTGGGCCGCTGCGTGATGCCGCGCGTGCGATGGTGAGCGAACTGGCGGTGCGCTACCGTCATAGCCCGCTCACGCTGGAGCGGATGCTCGATGGCGGGGCTCGTGCGGGTGAGCGGGCTCCGGATGCCAATGTGCATGTGCTGGATGGGCCATTAGGCGTGGCACCGGGCAGCGCCCGTCTGTATGAGCTGCATGATCCCGCCTGGTTTTCGCTGTGGTTGCTGGTGGAGCCGACGCCGCAGGTTTCGCTCGAAGGGGATGCGTCGCTGGCCGTGCTTGATCCGGCGTTGAAGTGGCTGGTAGCTGGGCTCGAACCCTGGCTGTCTGGCGCGCTGCGGGTGTGGTGTGTGACGGATGCGCCAGAACCCGGCATGCCATCGCTGACCGAAGCGTATGGGCAAACGCGTCCAGCGTTTTATCTGGTGCGCCCCGATGGCTATATCTGCGCGCGTGGCCGCCCGGGCCCGGATCTGGAAGCCGTGCTGCGCCATAGCGAAACCTGGTTCACGGCGGCTTCGGTGGCGGCGGTGGCGTCAGCTGCGACGGATGAGCGGTGA
- a CDS encoding disulfide bond formation protein B encodes MNYDSAPAALRRERLLLVLLGLACLGLVGGALYFQYVRHEDPCPLCILQRYFFLLIALFAFLGARFKQWIGIRVLEAMAALAAAAGIATAARHVYVQANPGFSCGFDALQPVVDSLPPATWLPGVFKVGGLCETLYPPVLGISLPGWSLLAFVIAFIPLVLSLWHNRHRSR; translated from the coding sequence ATGAATTACGACTCCGCTCCTGCGGCACTGCGCCGCGAACGCCTCCTGCTGGTTTTACTAGGCCTGGCATGTCTTGGGCTCGTCGGCGGTGCACTGTATTTTCAGTACGTCCGTCACGAAGACCCTTGTCCTTTGTGCATCCTGCAACGCTATTTCTTTTTGCTGATCGCGCTGTTCGCCTTTCTTGGCGCGCGCTTCAAGCAATGGATCGGCATCCGCGTGCTGGAAGCCATGGCCGCGCTGGCCGCCGCTGCGGGCATCGCCACTGCCGCCCGGCATGTCTATGTCCAGGCTAACCCTGGCTTCAGTTGCGGCTTCGATGCGCTGCAACCGGTGGTCGACAGCCTGCCACCGGCCACCTGGCTGCCAGGCGTGTTCAAGGTCGGCGGCCTGTGCGAAACCCTCTATCCGCCTGTACTCGGCATCTCACTGCCAGGCTGGTCCCTGCTGGCCTTCGTGATTGCGTTTATTCCGCTGGTACTGAGCCTGTGGCATAACCGCCATCGCTCGCGCTAG
- a CDS encoding cation:proton antiporter gives MHHGIGFIQDLAVVMAFAGIVTVLFHRLKQPVVLGYIAAGVIIGPYTPPFQLINDKQTIQTLGELGMVFLMFSLGLEFSLRKLFRVGATAIVAALSEIVLMLWIGYEIGSAFGWSSMDSLFLGAILAISSTTIIVKALSELGLKRERFAQLVFGILIVEDILAIAMLVLLTGIAQTGELSAGVAAVTLGKLLLFMTVSLVVGILLVPRALNYVARSRSDEMLLVSVLGFCFGFCLLVMKLDYSIALGAFLIGAIIAESRHLHRIEHLIGPLRDVFSAIFFVTIGLMLNPRVLIDYAWPIAVITVAVVLGKIVSCGLGTFLAGKDGRTAMRVGMTVSQIGEFSFIIASLGLTLKVTSAFLYPIAVAVSALTTLFTPYLIRAADPLTKRLSQAMPRTVSNVFGLYAQWLASLGPSSSGPTLFSLSRRILMQVAINLALVVAIFLVVSYSAPYASLWLARWLPSEPLQRAVLWSLALLLSMPFLVAVFRKTKSLALLLAEVSVQPAKAGRFTRALRYAISDLVPVVSMVGVFLLVAALSGAILPPTGLLIAVLVCAALLLMLMWRWCVKIHAAMQIALRETLEEQPDP, from the coding sequence ATGCATCATGGCATCGGCTTTATTCAGGATCTGGCGGTGGTGATGGCCTTCGCGGGCATCGTCACCGTGCTGTTTCATCGCCTGAAGCAGCCGGTGGTGCTGGGCTATATCGCAGCGGGTGTGATTATCGGGCCGTACACGCCGCCGTTTCAGCTCATCAACGACAAGCAGACCATCCAGACCCTCGGTGAACTAGGGATGGTGTTCCTGATGTTTTCGCTGGGGCTTGAGTTCAGCTTGCGCAAGCTGTTCCGGGTGGGGGCCACAGCGATTGTCGCGGCGCTGTCCGAGATCGTCTTGATGCTCTGGATTGGTTATGAAATCGGCAGCGCGTTTGGCTGGAGCTCGATGGATTCGCTGTTTCTGGGCGCGATCCTCGCCATCTCATCCACCACCATCATCGTCAAGGCTTTATCCGAACTCGGCTTGAAGCGTGAGCGGTTTGCCCAGCTGGTGTTCGGCATTCTGATTGTCGAAGACATTCTGGCGATTGCGATGCTGGTGCTGCTTACCGGCATCGCGCAAACCGGCGAACTGAGCGCAGGTGTGGCTGCCGTTACGCTGGGCAAGCTGCTGCTGTTCATGACGGTGTCGCTGGTAGTCGGCATTTTGCTGGTGCCACGGGCGCTCAACTACGTGGCGCGTTCGCGCAGCGACGAGATGCTGCTGGTGTCGGTGCTGGGTTTTTGCTTTGGCTTTTGCCTGCTGGTGATGAAGCTCGATTACAGCATTGCGCTGGGCGCATTTCTGATCGGCGCGATCATCGCTGAATCGCGTCACCTGCATCGCATCGAGCATCTGATCGGGCCGCTGCGCGATGTGTTCTCCGCGATCTTTTTCGTCACGATTGGCCTGATGCTCAATCCGCGCGTGCTGATCGACTATGCCTGGCCTATCGCGGTCATTACGGTGGCGGTGGTGCTCGGCAAGATTGTGTCGTGCGGGCTGGGCACTTTTCTCGCGGGCAAGGATGGGCGCACGGCGATGCGGGTCGGCATGACGGTGTCGCAGATCGGCGAGTTCTCGTTCATCATCGCGTCGCTTGGCCTGACTCTGAAAGTAACCAGCGCGTTTCTGTACCCGATTGCCGTGGCCGTGTCGGCGCTGACGACCCTCTTCACGCCCTACCTGATTCGCGCCGCTGATCCGCTGACGAAGCGTCTGAGCCAGGCGATGCCCCGCACCGTTTCGAACGTGTTCGGGCTCTACGCGCAATGGCTCGCCAGCCTTGGGCCCAGTTCCAGCGGCCCGACGCTGTTTAGCCTGAGCCGCCGCATCCTGATGCAGGTGGCGATCAATCTGGCGCTGGTTGTGGCGATCTTTCTCGTGGTGTCGTATAGCGCGCCTTATGCCAGCTTGTGGCTGGCACGCTGGCTGCCATCGGAGCCGCTGCAGCGCGCTGTGCTGTGGAGCCTGGCGCTGTTGCTGTCGATGCCGTTTCTGGTCGCCGTGTTTCGCAAAACCAAGTCGCTGGCGCTGCTGCTTGCCGAAGTCAGCGTGCAGCCAGCCAAAGCGGGACGCTTTACCCGCGCATTGCGCTATGCGATCTCGGATCTGGTGCCGGTGGTGTCGATGGTCGGAGTGTTTTTGCTGGTGGCCGCGCTCTCGGGCGCAATCTTGCCGCCAACAGGCTTGCTGATCGCAGTGCTGGTTTGCGCGGCGCTGTTGCTGATGCTGATGTGGCGCTGGTGCGTGAAAATCCACGCGGCGATGCAAATTGCGTTGCGTGAGACGCTCGAAGAGCAGCCCGATCCCTGA
- a CDS encoding amidase: MTITSTSSTPTPTPFAPLAQLAADLAAGRTTSRALVEAALERISAPSGQGATVFIQSDAAQARAAADAQDQLRAAGTVLSPLAGIPVSVKDLFDVAGEVTRAGSTVLAQNPPATADAQVVARLRRAGAVFVGRTNMSEFAFSGLGLNAHFGHPLSPWQRGVPGQERIAGGSSSGAAASVADGMAAVALASDTGGSIRIPAALCGLTGFKATAARIPLQGGVPLAPSLDSYGAIGVSVACCALMDRLLAGLPPEIPVARPLEGVRLGVLNHYVTDDLEPAVASAIEAALRHLEAAGAIVSEVRFAELERMPEINRFGFSPIEAYAWHRPLLDAHRQQYDPRVLSRILKGEPASAADYLDLLAERRAMQAAAAPLWQRFDVLVAPTVPVIAPRVADFAHDDASFSAFNRANALVLRNPSVFNFLNSCALSVPCHPHGEAPVGLMLASAPFHDDALLAIGRAVEAVLGPVLGSSLSVTPKSTSSINR; the protein is encoded by the coding sequence ATGACCATCACTTCCACGTCCTCGACCCCGACCCCGACCCCTTTCGCTCCCCTCGCCCAGCTAGCCGCCGATCTCGCCGCTGGCCGCACCACCAGCCGGGCGCTGGTCGAAGCCGCGCTGGAGCGCATCAGCGCGCCATCTGGCCAGGGCGCTACCGTCTTTATCCAGTCCGACGCCGCTCAGGCACGCGCCGCCGCCGATGCCCAGGATCAACTACGCGCGGCGGGCACCGTGCTGTCCCCGCTCGCGGGCATCCCGGTATCAGTCAAAGATTTGTTTGATGTCGCAGGCGAGGTCACCCGCGCCGGTTCAACCGTGCTCGCCCAGAATCCGCCTGCCACAGCCGACGCTCAGGTCGTCGCGCGGCTGCGGCGCGCGGGGGCGGTGTTTGTCGGGCGCACCAACATGAGCGAATTCGCCTTCTCCGGGCTTGGCCTGAACGCGCATTTCGGCCATCCGCTATCGCCCTGGCAACGCGGCGTACCGGGGCAGGAACGGATCGCTGGCGGCTCGTCGTCAGGCGCGGCGGCCTCCGTCGCGGATGGCATGGCCGCTGTCGCGCTGGCCAGCGACACTGGTGGCTCCATCCGGATTCCAGCCGCCCTGTGCGGCCTGACCGGCTTCAAGGCAACGGCGGCGCGCATCCCGCTGCAAGGGGGCGTGCCGCTTGCGCCTTCGCTCGATTCGTATGGTGCGATTGGCGTCTCGGTGGCTTGCTGCGCGCTGATGGATCGTCTGCTCGCGGGCCTGCCCCCTGAAATTCCGGTAGCCCGGCCACTCGAAGGCGTGCGTCTGGGCGTGCTGAATCACTACGTCACCGACGACCTCGAACCCGCCGTAGCCAGCGCGATAGAGGCCGCGCTGCGTCATCTGGAAGCGGCTGGCGCGATAGTCAGCGAAGTCCGTTTCGCTGAACTGGAACGCATGCCGGAAATCAACCGCTTCGGTTTTTCTCCGATTGAAGCCTATGCATGGCATCGGCCGCTGCTCGACGCGCATCGCCAGCAATACGACCCGCGCGTGCTGAGCCGTATTCTGAAAGGCGAGCCCGCGAGTGCCGCCGATTATCTCGACCTGCTCGCTGAACGCCGCGCGATGCAGGCCGCCGCCGCGCCGCTATGGCAGCGCTTCGACGTGCTGGTCGCGCCCACCGTGCCGGTGATCGCGCCGCGCGTCGCCGATTTCGCGCATGACGACGCCAGCTTTAGCGCCTTCAATCGCGCCAATGCGCTCGTGCTGCGCAATCCAAGCGTGTTCAATTTCCTCAATAGCTGCGCGCTGTCCGTGCCCTGCCATCCGCATGGCGAAGCGCCCGTCGGGCTGATGCTGGCCAGCGCACCGTTTCACGACGACGCACTGCTGGCCATCGGCCGCGCCGTCGAAGCCGTACTGGGCCCCGTGCTCGGCTCCAGTCTCAGCGTCACCCCCAAATCAACGTCAAGCATTAACCGCTAA
- a CDS encoding DUF2968 domain-containing protein has translation MKYPLPLLRRVMLCAATLVMLQHGGAAVAGAPDAESVPLVGTRPAMGSLTPQPVNSAVPVAEGANGAQGDVAELMQMIHDSKLVELRTTYNGSYGASLFFYPQEMTYYTALFQDKHFWRVIKSQDEGRAEAIYDGFVRQTGQLAEVEIRRTQLMAQKAFVERVITLSEERARRLQADISVARTQQAKVNDYQRQVQGEAVALHAEKEKAQVQLRQLQREVQLLQRQTEAGLPMPR, from the coding sequence ATGAAGTACCCTTTACCTCTTCTACGGCGCGTGATGCTGTGCGCAGCGACGTTGGTGATGTTGCAGCACGGCGGCGCTGCTGTCGCGGGCGCGCCTGATGCAGAATCAGTGCCGCTGGTGGGCACCCGCCCAGCCATGGGCTCGCTGACACCACAGCCGGTTAATTCGGCGGTGCCGGTTGCCGAAGGCGCGAATGGCGCACAAGGCGATGTCGCTGAACTGATGCAAATGATTCACGATTCAAAGCTGGTTGAATTGCGCACGACATATAACGGTAGTTACGGTGCCAGCCTGTTTTTCTATCCGCAGGAAATGACGTATTACACAGCGTTATTTCAGGACAAACATTTTTGGCGGGTCATCAAGTCGCAGGATGAAGGGCGTGCCGAGGCGATTTATGACGGCTTCGTGCGGCAAACGGGGCAACTGGCGGAGGTTGAAATTCGCCGTACTCAGTTGATGGCACAAAAGGCGTTTGTCGAACGGGTGATTACGCTGTCGGAAGAACGGGCGCGCCGGTTGCAGGCGGATATTTCGGTGGCTCGCACGCAGCAGGCGAAGGTCAACGATTACCAGCGTCAGGTGCAAGGTGAGGCCGTGGCGCTGCATGCGGAGAAAGAGAAGGCGCAAGTCCAGTTGCGTCAGTTGCAGCGTGAAGTGCAGTTGCTGCAACGGCAGACGGAGGCCGGTTTGCCGATGCCGCGATGA